In Methanobacterium formicicum, the following are encoded in one genomic region:
- the ilvD gene encoding dihydroxy-acid dehydratase, protein MRSDNITKGMQRAPHRSLLRACGVTDDEMDRPFIGVANSFTDIVPGHIHLKQIADAVKLGISQAGGVPFEFSTMAICDGIAMNHEGMRYSLASREIVADTVESMAQAHSLDALVLLPTCDKIVPGMLMAAARLDIPSIVVTGGPMLPGEYKGEAVDLIDVFEAVGQVSAGKMSKEELDELEHCACPGAGSCAGLFTANSMACLTEAMGMSLPYCATTHAVDSRKIQMARESGEKIMELVKKNITPSMIMTQEAFYNAVVVDLALGGSSNTTLHLPAIANELRDKGVEVNLDLFDSLSREIPHLAAISPSGKHTMLDLHKAGGIPAVLKVLKDQIHAKALTCTGDPLESNFLDAEVTDTTVIHSLEDPVHQEGGIAVLKGNLAPNGSVVKQAAVSADMLTHEGPAKVFNSEEEATQGIFNGEVKEQDVIVIRYEGPRGGPGMREMLNPTSAISGMGIKSVALITDGRFSGGTRGPCIGHVSPEAMSNGPIAIVEDGDIIRIDIPQRKLELDVAEDEIKRRLDQAKHPEKQLKGWLARYSRLASSADEGAILK, encoded by the coding sequence ATGAGAAGTGATAACATAACTAAGGGGATGCAAAGAGCCCCTCACCGCTCCCTTTTACGGGCTTGTGGTGTAACCGATGATGAAATGGATAGACCATTCATTGGTGTGGCTAACAGCTTTACTGACATAGTTCCCGGACATATTCATTTAAAACAAATTGCTGATGCCGTTAAACTGGGGATCAGTCAGGCCGGAGGTGTGCCCTTCGAGTTCAGCACCATGGCGATCTGCGATGGAATAGCCATGAACCACGAAGGAATGCGCTATTCACTGGCCAGCCGCGAGATCGTGGCCGATACTGTGGAGAGTATGGCCCAGGCCCACAGTCTGGATGCCCTGGTTCTTTTACCCACCTGCGACAAGATCGTGCCCGGTATGCTCATGGCGGCAGCTAGACTGGACATACCATCCATAGTGGTTACTGGTGGCCCCATGCTCCCTGGAGAGTACAAGGGTGAAGCTGTGGATCTTATAGATGTTTTTGAAGCGGTGGGACAGGTTTCTGCCGGTAAAATGAGTAAAGAGGAACTGGACGAATTAGAGCATTGTGCCTGTCCTGGGGCCGGATCCTGTGCAGGATTATTCACGGCCAACAGTATGGCCTGTTTAACTGAAGCCATGGGCATGAGCCTGCCCTACTGTGCCACCACCCATGCCGTTGACTCCCGGAAGATCCAGATGGCCCGGGAATCAGGGGAGAAGATAATGGAACTGGTGAAAAAGAACATCACCCCCTCCATGATCATGACCCAGGAAGCCTTCTACAATGCAGTAGTGGTGGACCTGGCACTGGGAGGCTCCAGTAACACAACCCTACACTTACCAGCCATTGCCAACGAACTGAGGGATAAAGGAGTTGAAGTTAATTTAGACCTGTTTGACAGCTTAAGCAGAGAAATACCCCACCTGGCTGCCATCAGCCCCTCAGGTAAACATACCATGCTGGACCTGCACAAAGCCGGAGGCATACCTGCTGTTTTAAAAGTGTTAAAGGACCAGATACATGCCAAAGCCCTTACTTGTACTGGTGATCCCCTTGAAAGTAACTTCCTGGACGCTGAAGTTACCGATACCACAGTTATACATTCCCTGGAAGATCCCGTACACCAGGAAGGAGGTATAGCAGTTTTAAAGGGCAATTTAGCTCCTAATGGTTCAGTGGTGAAGCAAGCTGCAGTCAGCGCAGACATGTTAACCCACGAAGGCCCGGCTAAGGTCTTTAACAGTGAAGAAGAAGCAACCCAGGGCATATTTAATGGTGAAGTTAAGGAACAAGATGTAATTGTCATCCGTTACGAAGGTCCCCGTGGAGGTCCGGGTATGAGGGAAATGCTGAACCCCACCTCTGCCATATCTGGAATGGGCATAAAGTCCGTGGCATTGATAACCGATGGAAGATTCTCTGGAGGAACCAGAGGCCCCTGTATTGGCCATGTTTCCCCAGAAGCCATGAGTAACGGACCTATTGCCATAGTGGAAGATGGTGATATCATAAGGATCGACATACCACAAAGGAAACTGGAACTGGATGTTGCCGAAGACGAGATCAAAAGAAGGCTCGACCAGGCTAAACACCCAGAAAAACAGTTGAAGGGATGGTTAGCCCGCTACAGCAGACTGGCCAGCTCAGCGGATGAAGGTGCTATTTTAAAATAG
- a CDS encoding MgtC/SapB family protein, with amino-acid sequence MDMLLILKFLISLALGALIGIERERKQEGAEFAGIRTFILIALMGTLSAYMSKDLPYFWLLSFSGVVVLVGLSYLISTRKNGDVGITTEIAAFLTFILGLLCFTDEGMLLAPILAIILTTILAVKPHLHQFAHQVSEKELLNTLKFLIIAFVILPLLPDEAIGPLAVFNPFQIWLMVVFISAISFTGYILMKFIGPEKGLGVTGVVGGLVSSTAVVTSMAARVKESQFLMKAAVFAATVASSMMFLRILFEVSVINPLLLPHLSAPMIVMGVLGILLGIIIWKRAEIRQMDADLQLENPFSLKPALIFGALFLAILFLSKIANMYLGSSGVYLASIISGVADVDAITISMALLAPETIPHNTAVTAITLAAISNTFFKFLIALFLGTRKFARNIGIIFLIIIIAGIISVLVL; translated from the coding sequence ATGGATATGCTGTTAATCCTAAAATTTTTAATTTCCCTGGCTTTGGGGGCCCTGATAGGCATTGAAAGGGAGAGAAAACAGGAAGGAGCGGAGTTTGCAGGGATAAGAACCTTCATTTTAATTGCCCTCATGGGAACCCTATCTGCTTATATGTCAAAGGACCTTCCCTACTTCTGGTTGCTATCATTCTCAGGGGTGGTGGTTCTGGTAGGCCTCAGTTACCTGATTTCCACTCGAAAAAATGGTGATGTGGGCATAACTACTGAAATTGCTGCATTTTTAACTTTTATTCTGGGGCTGCTCTGTTTCACCGATGAAGGGATGCTTCTGGCTCCCATCTTGGCTATAATCCTCACCACCATCCTGGCAGTTAAACCGCACCTTCACCAGTTTGCCCATCAGGTGAGTGAAAAAGAGCTGTTAAACACACTTAAATTCTTGATAATAGCATTTGTTATCCTACCACTCCTCCCTGACGAGGCCATTGGTCCCCTGGCGGTTTTCAATCCCTTCCAGATATGGTTAATGGTGGTGTTTATTTCGGCCATCAGTTTCACCGGTTACATTCTCATGAAATTCATTGGACCGGAGAAGGGATTAGGGGTCACGGGTGTCGTGGGAGGGCTGGTATCCAGCACAGCGGTGGTCACTTCCATGGCCGCCAGAGTTAAGGAATCACAATTTCTGATGAAGGCTGCAGTTTTCGCTGCCACAGTGGCCAGTTCCATGATGTTCCTGCGAATACTCTTTGAGGTTTCGGTTATCAACCCTTTACTCCTTCCCCATTTGTCGGCCCCCATGATAGTGATGGGTGTTCTGGGCATTTTACTGGGAATTATCATCTGGAAAAGGGCTGAAATCAGGCAAATGGATGCCGATCTTCAGCTAGAGAATCCCTTTTCATTAAAACCGGCCCTGATCTTTGGAGCACTGTTCCTGGCAATTTTATTCCTTTCCAAAATAGCCAACATGTACCTGGGAAGCAGTGGTGTCTACCTGGCTAGTATCATATCAGGAGTAGCGGATGTGGATGCCATTACCATAAGCATGGCATTACTGGCACCGGAAACCATTCCCCACAATACCGCAGTAACTGCCATAACCCTGGCCGCCATTTCCAATACATTTTTCAAATTTTTAATAGCATTATTTCTGGGCACCAGGAAATTCGCCCGAAATATTGGTATTATATTTTTAATCATTATAATCGCTGGTATAATCTCAGTTCTGGTGCTGTAG
- a CDS encoding GNAT family N-acetyltransferase: MEYALRVCQKRDFMYLKEIYLECVELHQKNGYFLKKLPDAPEIFLQYVEELMESADALVLVAAGDKGVMGYCISKVGEKPPVYADVRYGLIDNLAVAEEYQRKGVGEQLFQESVNWFKEKGLSRIELEVAVFNPKSVNFWKKMGFKTFMNLMEWEM; the protein is encoded by the coding sequence ATGGAATATGCCTTAAGAGTTTGCCAAAAACGAGATTTCATGTATTTAAAGGAGATATACCTGGAATGTGTTGAACTCCATCAAAAAAATGGTTATTTTCTAAAGAAATTACCTGATGCTCCGGAGATCTTCCTGCAGTATGTTGAGGAGTTAATGGAATCTGCGGATGCCCTGGTCCTGGTGGCCGCAGGTGATAAGGGGGTAATGGGGTACTGCATATCTAAAGTAGGTGAGAAACCCCCGGTATATGCCGATGTTAGGTATGGTCTGATAGATAACCTGGCAGTGGCCGAGGAATATCAGAGGAAGGGGGTGGGTGAACAATTGTTCCAGGAATCAGTCAACTGGTTTAAAGAAAAGGGATTAAGCCGTATTGAACTGGAAGTTGCTGTTTTCAATCCCAAGTCAGTTAACTTCTGGAAAAAAATGGGATTTAAAACTTTCATGAATCTAATGGAATGGGAAATGTAA
- a CDS encoding threonine--tRNA ligase yields MRILLIHSDHLKYQTKSKTRIAEEIGEEKKKGQFENALVVFTAVEKEDEKNPTAVVDNAVKEIMDVAGKIKAENIVIYPYAHLSSSLGAPDIAKDILANMESALLSRDLPVSRVPFGWYKAFEVSCKGHPLSELSRSISSEVTEDVKEESEEEESQFYILNKGELLDIEDYTYQSEDLEKLVDYELGRGESTGEEPPHVKLMREKKLADYEPSADVGHLRWYPKGRLIRDLLSDYVYTLVTDRGAMPVETPIMYDLADEAIRVHAEKFGERQYRMTSGKKDLMLRFAACFGAFRILADSFLTWKNLPVGIYELSTYSFRLEKKGEVVGLKRLRGFTMPDLHTVCSDVEQSLQEFESQIEMCKGTGEDLDVNYEVIFRATADFMEENREWINQAAARIGKPVLMEILPKRKHYWICKMDFAALDALGRPIENPTIQIDVESGERFGITYIDSEEKEHHPYILHCSPTGSIERVICSLLEKSALDMKDKVPMLPVWLAPTQVRVIPIAERHNEYAHKLAQQIEDARIRVDVDDRPETVGKKIRNAGGEWVSYVIVIGDREMEAGSELTVNVRETGQKVSMGLQELIEVIQLETKGMPFRPLPLPVDLSRRVNF; encoded by the coding sequence ATGCGCATACTTTTGATTCATTCTGATCATTTAAAGTACCAAACAAAATCCAAAACACGAATAGCAGAGGAAATAGGTGAAGAAAAGAAAAAAGGCCAGTTTGAAAATGCCCTGGTAGTTTTCACCGCTGTAGAAAAGGAAGATGAAAAAAATCCAACTGCCGTGGTTGACAATGCAGTCAAAGAGATAATGGACGTAGCAGGGAAAATTAAGGCAGAAAACATTGTAATATATCCTTACGCTCATTTAAGTTCATCTTTAGGCGCTCCAGATATAGCTAAGGATATTTTGGCTAACATGGAGTCTGCCCTGCTGTCACGGGATCTGCCAGTCAGCAGAGTGCCCTTTGGATGGTACAAAGCATTCGAGGTATCCTGTAAAGGACACCCTCTATCGGAGCTTTCCCGGAGCATAAGTTCTGAGGTAACAGAAGACGTAAAAGAAGAATCTGAAGAAGAGGAATCTCAGTTTTACATACTGAATAAGGGGGAGCTTCTGGACATTGAGGACTACACTTACCAGAGTGAAGACCTGGAGAAACTGGTGGACTATGAACTGGGACGGGGAGAATCCACTGGCGAGGAACCACCCCATGTGAAACTGATGAGGGAGAAAAAACTGGCGGACTACGAACCATCTGCCGATGTTGGGCACCTCCGATGGTATCCTAAGGGCCGTCTCATCCGTGACCTCCTATCAGATTATGTTTACACCCTGGTAACTGACCGGGGGGCCATGCCCGTGGAAACACCCATAATGTACGACCTGGCTGATGAGGCCATCCGGGTACACGCTGAAAAATTCGGAGAACGGCAGTACAGAATGACCAGCGGTAAAAAAGACTTAATGTTACGATTTGCCGCATGTTTCGGAGCATTTAGAATTCTAGCCGACTCATTTTTAACCTGGAAAAACTTACCAGTTGGTATTTACGAGCTTTCCACCTACAGCTTCCGTTTGGAGAAAAAAGGAGAAGTTGTGGGTTTGAAAAGACTCCGTGGATTCACCATGCCCGACCTGCACACAGTTTGCAGTGATGTGGAACAGTCTCTTCAGGAATTTGAAAGCCAGATTGAGATGTGCAAGGGTACCGGTGAAGACCTGGATGTTAACTACGAGGTAATCTTCCGGGCCACCGCCGACTTCATGGAAGAAAACCGGGAATGGATTAACCAGGCCGCAGCCCGCATTGGTAAACCAGTACTGATGGAAATCCTCCCAAAACGTAAACATTACTGGATATGTAAAATGGACTTCGCAGCCCTGGATGCACTTGGACGGCCTATTGAAAACCCTACCATTCAAATCGACGTGGAAAGTGGGGAAAGATTCGGAATCACCTACATAGATTCAGAAGAAAAGGAACATCATCCGTATATACTGCACTGCAGTCCAACTGGAAGTATTGAAAGGGTTATATGCAGTTTACTGGAAAAATCGGCTCTGGACATGAAGGATAAAGTGCCAATGTTACCGGTATGGCTGGCCCCCACCCAGGTACGGGTCATACCCATTGCCGAAAGACACAACGAATACGCCCACAAACTGGCACAGCAAATCGAAGATGCCCGTATAAGGGTGGACGTGGATGACCGGCCAGAAACAGTGGGTAAAAAGATTCGAAATGCCGGAGGAGAATGGGTTTCCTATGTCATAGTGATTGGGGATCGTGAAATGGAAGCAGGTTCTGAATTAACCGTTAATGTCCGTGAAACCGGTCAGAAAGTATCCATGGGTCTCCAGGAACTTATAGAGGTCATACAACTGGAGACCAAAGGGATGCCCTTCCGTCCTCTGCCCTTGCCAGTGGACCTTTCCCGCCGGGTTAACTTCTAA
- a CDS encoding M24 family metallopeptidase — MEKVPLSELEARISSFRNMMAVSNPEWEIAAIFSKINQYYFTGTMQDGMLIIPREGEPTLWVRRSYERSQDESLFPSIKPMKSFRDAKKEFKTLPDTVYLETEVVPLALYQRFNKHFPFKDFKPVDQQLATVRAVKSNYELSLMRKSGKIHQRVAEDLLPDVLQEGMSEADLAVTIFKTLVEEGHDGLTRFGMFDNEMVVGHVGFGDSSIYPTYFDGASGTRGLSPAAPVLGSRQRKLKKGDLVFVDVGCAFNGYNTDKTMTYMFGSSLPQHAIETHHKCVEIQNEIAKMLKPGAIPSQIYHRIMDNLDEDFLENFMGFGPRKVKFLGHAIGLLIDELPVIAERFDQPLQEGMVFAVEPKNGIAGVGMVGIENTFIVTPRGGECITGDNPGLVPVF; from the coding sequence ATGGAAAAAGTTCCTTTATCTGAACTGGAAGCAAGAATAAGTTCTTTCCGGAACATGATGGCGGTTTCGAATCCAGAATGGGAAATAGCCGCGATTTTCAGTAAAATCAACCAGTACTACTTCACCGGGACCATGCAGGACGGCATGCTCATTATCCCTCGAGAAGGAGAGCCCACTCTATGGGTAAGGCGCAGTTACGAGCGATCCCAGGACGAATCACTCTTCCCCTCCATTAAACCCATGAAAAGTTTTCGAGATGCTAAAAAAGAGTTTAAAACTCTTCCCGATACAGTGTACCTGGAAACTGAAGTAGTGCCCCTGGCCCTGTACCAGCGCTTTAACAAGCACTTCCCATTTAAAGATTTCAAACCCGTTGATCAACAACTGGCCACGGTAAGGGCAGTTAAAAGTAATTATGAACTCTCTCTCATGAGGAAATCAGGAAAAATCCATCAGCGCGTGGCAGAAGATCTGTTACCGGACGTGCTGCAGGAGGGCATGAGTGAGGCTGATCTGGCGGTTACAATCTTCAAAACTTTGGTAGAAGAAGGGCATGATGGCTTAACCCGTTTTGGGATGTTCGATAATGAGATGGTGGTGGGACATGTTGGTTTTGGTGATAGTTCCATTTACCCCACCTATTTTGACGGTGCCAGTGGAACCAGGGGTTTAAGCCCGGCAGCACCAGTTCTGGGAAGCCGCCAGCGAAAACTTAAAAAAGGCGATCTGGTATTTGTGGATGTGGGGTGTGCTTTTAACGGTTACAACACTGATAAAACCATGACCTACATGTTCGGTAGTTCCCTACCGCAACACGCCATAGAAACCCACCATAAGTGTGTAGAAATACAGAATGAGATTGCAAAAATGCTTAAACCCGGTGCAATCCCCTCCCAGATATACCACAGAATAATGGACAACCTGGATGAAGATTTTTTGGAAAACTTCATGGGTTTCGGCCCGCGTAAGGTGAAGTTCCTGGGACATGCCATTGGCCTACTGATTGACGAACTCCCGGTAATTGCTGAAAGATTCGACCAACCACTCCAGGAAGGAATGGTGTTTGCAGTGGAACCTAAAAATGGAATTGCGGGTGTGGGCATGGTGGGGATCGAAAATACCTTCATTGTAACCCCCCGTGGAGGGGAATGTATCACCGGTGATAATCCGGGCCTGGTCCCTGTTTTTTGA
- a CDS encoding ParA family protein produces the protein MAEIISILNQKGGCGKTTTAVNLSAALALLGKKVLVIDMDPQANATTAFGVQKNEENSVYRVLTGEQTMDQAIVPTEISGLDVLPSHISLSGAEVELSKDIGFPFILKESVDGLLDDYDYVLLDVPPSLGILTINSLVAADSVIIPIQAEFYALEGMADLLDAMNLVESRLKSPSPIKGILITLYDSRTRLGRDVYRNVKQYFGDREYIFKTTIPRNVKLAEAPSHGKPCIIYDEECIGTEAYNDLAKEFLSLSNDLEDNK, from the coding sequence ATGGCAGAAATAATATCAATACTCAATCAGAAGGGAGGTTGTGGTAAAACCACCACTGCAGTAAACCTCTCGGCAGCACTAGCACTTTTAGGAAAGAAAGTTCTGGTAATTGACATGGACCCCCAAGCCAATGCCACCACTGCTTTTGGAGTGCAAAAGAATGAAGAAAATTCTGTTTACCGGGTCTTGACCGGGGAACAAACCATGGATCAAGCCATTGTCCCCACTGAAATTTCAGGACTGGACGTGCTTCCCAGCCACATTTCCCTTAGCGGGGCGGAAGTAGAGTTAAGTAAAGATATTGGGTTTCCCTTCATACTGAAGGAGTCCGTGGATGGCCTTCTGGATGATTACGACTATGTGTTGCTGGATGTGCCTCCTTCTTTGGGTATACTAACCATCAACTCCCTGGTGGCTGCCGACAGTGTGATTATTCCAATCCAGGCAGAATTCTACGCACTGGAAGGAATGGCTGATCTGTTAGATGCCATGAACCTGGTGGAAAGTCGTCTAAAGAGTCCATCACCAATTAAAGGAATATTAATCACCCTTTATGATTCTCGAACCAGGCTGGGAAGGGATGTCTACCGTAATGTTAAACAGTACTTCGGAGACCGGGAGTACATCTTCAAAACTACCATTCCCCGTAATGTGAAACTGGCCGAGGCCCCTAGCCATGGAAAACCATGTATAATCTACGATGAGGAATGTATAGGCACTGAAGCCTACAATGACCTGGCTAAAGAATTCCTCTCATTGAGTAATGATCTGGAGGACAATAAATGA
- a CDS encoding ATPase AAA: protein MTAKKGESALGRGLDALIRKEKPEEAMPVEKKPVKKKTTKTVSRTSKAKTSPQPRKTKTSEDPNKIIVDGVIMEVRKNPRISLWSARSAAVLRFLKNTKPAFSISKEASALIEEAVQQKYPEIWEMFEKENF from the coding sequence ATGACGGCTAAAAAGGGTGAAAGTGCGCTGGGAAGGGGATTAGATGCCCTGATTCGTAAAGAAAAGCCTGAAGAGGCAATGCCAGTAGAAAAAAAACCTGTAAAAAAGAAGACCACTAAAACAGTTTCCAGGACTTCCAAGGCTAAAACCTCTCCTCAACCCCGGAAAACCAAAACCAGTGAAGATCCAAATAAAATCATTGTGGATGGCGTAATCATGGAGGTACGTAAGAATCCTCGGATATCTTTATGGTCTGCCAGATCTGCTGCGGTTTTGAGGTTTTTGAAGAATACTAAACCAGCATTCAGTATAAGTAAAGAGGCTTCAGCACTCATTGAGGAAGCAGTGCAACAGAAATATCCTGAGATATGGGAAATGTTTGAAAAGGAAAATTTTTGA
- a CDS encoding helix-hairpin-helix domain-containing protein — MEMEKLRILGEASQHDLCNYVSLNKENFTSPKLPGIYHAHTQSGCQVPLFKVLMSNHCTSDCNYCINHCHNRFDRVEFSPQELISLFLHYYQNHYAEGLFLSSGMPGDSDVAMENMVEVARKLRLEYEYQGYIHLKVIPGASYDMIKRAMSLADRVSVNLESATVTGFQELTSTKDYHNDVLRRMKWIGRLKRRHPEMAPSGQSTQLIVGANNETDHDVLKRAQWLHKHLNINLSYLSPFEPLKDTPLEGHAQPEEKRSPRLYQAQFLLNSYGFSLDEITLDEEGFLILDEDPKMLWAQSHPDLFPVEVNEASLKDLMRVPGIGKKSAQRIIENRRRGVKFTEMDELKKIGVVVKRAEPFLQLNHARQTTLSF, encoded by the coding sequence ATGGAGATGGAAAAACTTCGAATTCTGGGTGAAGCCTCCCAGCATGATCTCTGCAACTATGTCAGTCTAAATAAGGAGAATTTTACTTCTCCCAAGTTACCCGGGATTTATCATGCCCACACACAGAGCGGGTGTCAGGTTCCACTTTTTAAGGTCTTAATGAGCAATCATTGCACCAGTGATTGTAATTACTGTATTAATCACTGTCATAACCGTTTTGATAGGGTTGAATTTTCACCCCAAGAGTTAATATCACTTTTTCTTCACTACTACCAGAACCACTATGCAGAAGGCCTGTTTTTAAGTTCAGGGATGCCGGGTGACTCTGATGTGGCCATGGAGAACATGGTAGAGGTGGCCCGTAAATTGCGTTTAGAGTATGAATACCAGGGTTACATACACCTTAAGGTGATTCCGGGAGCTTCCTATGATATGATCAAAAGGGCCATGAGCCTGGCAGACCGGGTAAGCGTGAACCTTGAATCAGCCACGGTAACCGGTTTCCAGGAGCTCACCAGTACCAAGGATTATCATAACGATGTTCTGCGTAGGATGAAATGGATTGGACGTTTGAAAAGACGTCACCCTGAAATGGCCCCCTCGGGCCAGAGCACCCAACTCATTGTGGGAGCCAACAATGAAACAGATCATGATGTTTTAAAACGTGCCCAGTGGCTACACAAACACCTGAATATTAATTTAAGTTATTTAAGCCCCTTTGAACCTCTTAAAGATACTCCTCTTGAAGGTCATGCACAACCGGAGGAAAAACGAAGCCCGCGCCTATATCAGGCCCAGTTTCTTCTGAATTCCTATGGTTTCTCCCTGGATGAGATTACCCTGGATGAGGAAGGTTTTCTGATCCTGGATGAAGACCCTAAAATGCTCTGGGCCCAATCACATCCCGATTTATTCCCGGTGGAAGTGAACGAAGCCAGCCTGAAAGATTTGATGCGGGTCCCGGGTATTGGTAAAAAATCAGCTCAGAGGATCATTGAAAACCGGAGAAGGGGAGTGAAGTTCACTGAAATGGATGAACTGAAAAAAATTGGAGTGGTGGTAAAAAGAGCCGAACCATTCCTCCAGTTGAACCATGCCCGGCAGACCACCCTTTCCTTTTAA
- the cfbB gene encoding Ni-sirohydrochlorin a,c-diamide synthase: MRLVLAGTGSAVGKTTISTGIMKALSQEREVQPFKAGPDYIDTTYHTLATGNVSRNLDSFFMSDGQIREAFERGLKISNSDMGIIEGVRGLYEGISPTGDVGNTASIAKALNAPVILILNSRSLVKSAAAIVIGFKTLDPSIRIEGVILNMVKNRKHYLKTKEAVEKLADTPVIGGIPRDDFITVEQRHLGLVPAVERENIKKNIEDWGRVMEENIDLDTLTSIMKGAGKLPMGREPLFQQEHSGRVKMGIARDEVFTFYYQDNLEALESNNADLIYFSPLHDEEVPDVDGIYIGGGYPEIFARELEANQAMRHSLKQFHQEERPIYAECGGLMYLTRSINQHQMCDVFPYDSHMTKKPQALSYVIARAAHDNIIIPEGEVFHGHEFHYSKLELDGTQPKFAFDILRGRGVTENRDGLMSKNTLASYVHTHVAACPSFASRLVRAAADDQ; this comes from the coding sequence ATGAGATTAGTACTGGCAGGCACAGGCAGTGCCGTGGGGAAAACCACCATCTCTACCGGGATAATGAAGGCTCTTTCCCAGGAGAGGGAAGTTCAACCCTTCAAGGCAGGCCCTGATTATATTGATACTACCTATCACACTTTGGCCACCGGCAACGTCAGCCGTAACCTGGATTCCTTTTTCATGAGTGACGGTCAGATCCGGGAAGCTTTCGAAAGAGGTTTAAAGATTTCCAATTCTGACATGGGAATTATAGAGGGGGTAAGAGGTCTTTACGAGGGAATAAGTCCTACTGGAGATGTGGGAAACACGGCATCCATTGCCAAGGCACTTAACGCCCCGGTGATTCTAATTCTCAATTCTCGCAGTCTGGTGAAAAGCGCGGCGGCCATTGTCATTGGGTTTAAAACCCTGGATCCCAGCATCAGAATCGAAGGTGTTATCCTGAACATGGTTAAAAACAGGAAGCACTACCTCAAAACCAAGGAAGCCGTGGAAAAACTGGCCGACACGCCGGTAATTGGGGGTATTCCCCGGGATGATTTCATCACAGTGGAGCAGCGCCACCTGGGATTGGTGCCTGCCGTGGAAAGGGAGAACATCAAGAAAAATATTGAAGACTGGGGCCGGGTCATGGAGGAAAACATCGACCTGGACACACTCACCAGTATAATGAAGGGGGCCGGGAAATTACCCATGGGCAGGGAACCTCTTTTCCAGCAGGAACACAGTGGCCGGGTGAAAATGGGCATAGCCCGAGATGAAGTGTTCACCTTTTATTATCAGGATAATTTAGAGGCTTTGGAATCTAATAATGCTGATCTGATCTATTTCAGTCCGTTACATGATGAGGAAGTGCCTGATGTGGATGGGATCTACATTGGGGGTGGTTATCCCGAGATATTCGCCCGGGAACTGGAGGCCAATCAGGCCATGCGCCACTCCCTGAAGCAGTTCCACCAGGAGGAAAGGCCCATATATGCTGAATGTGGAGGGCTTATGTATCTAACTCGTTCCATAAACCAGCACCAGATGTGTGATGTTTTTCCCTATGACTCCCATATGACCAAGAAACCCCAGGCCCTAAGTTATGTTATTGCCCGGGCCGCCCATGACAACATCATCATTCCTGAAGGAGAAGTCTTCCATGGACACGAATTCCACTACTCCAAACTGGAACTGGATGGAACCCAACCAAAATTTGCTTTTGATATCTTAAGGGGTCGTGGAGTCACTGAAAACCGTGATGGTCTAATGAGTAAAAACACCCTGGCCAGTTACGTGCATACCCATGTGGCAGCTTGCCCCTCCTTTGCCAGTAGATTGGTGAGGGCAGCCGCCGATGATCAGTAA